In Xanthomonas sacchari, a genomic segment contains:
- a CDS encoding HAD family hydrolase, with product MDLALFDFDHTLTTADTYSGFLRRVATPAQQARARWTVGPWLAGYRLGLVSAAALRTRVTRLVFAGRDADEIARHAEHYAQEALPLALRPDMLQRIAWHQEQGHTVAVVSGSLDLYLRPWCTQHGLHMICNRLEVQDGRLTGRYRHGDCGPRKAALIRVQYDLSAYRRIYAYGDSREDRPMLALAHERWYRGRRIA from the coding sequence ATGGACTTGGCCCTCTTCGACTTCGACCACACCCTCACCACCGCCGATACCTATTCGGGGTTCCTGCGCCGTGTGGCCACGCCGGCACAGCAGGCACGGGCGCGCTGGACGGTCGGCCCCTGGCTGGCCGGCTATCGGCTGGGCCTGGTGTCGGCGGCAGCGTTGCGCACGCGGGTCACCCGGCTGGTGTTCGCCGGACGCGACGCAGACGAGATCGCCCGCCACGCCGAGCACTATGCGCAGGAGGCGCTGCCGTTGGCGCTGCGACCGGACATGCTGCAGCGGATCGCCTGGCATCAGGAACAGGGGCACACCGTGGCGGTGGTCTCCGGCTCGCTGGACCTGTATCTGCGGCCCTGGTGCACGCAGCATGGGCTGCACATGATCTGCAACCGCCTGGAAGTGCAGGACGGACGTCTGACCGGCCGCTATCGCCACGGCGACTGCGGGCCGCGCAAGGCCGCGCTGATCCGCGTGCAGTACGACCTGAGCGCCTATCGGCGCATCTACGCCTACGGCGACAGCCGCGAGGATCGGCCGATGCTGGCGCTGGCGCACGAGCGCTGGTACCGCGGGCGCCGGATCGCCTGA